In Candidatus Electrothrix scaldis, the genomic window GGGCAATGGCAATGACACCGAAAATGACGGTCGTTTGACGAAAATGCTCCAGGAGCTTCAGGTCATTGTTCTGATGCGCATCTTCAATGGAAACTGCATCAATGTCCGCCGCATCCAAAGGCGCGGCCAGCTGAAAATAGGCGGCCCGATCCGCCTTATAATAATTTTCGTCGTCCACCCTGGCCGGATAACCGCAGCAGATATGGGTTATTCGGGTCACCGAATCGGGCAGGTTGTGAAAACAACGTTCCAAGTTTTCTATACCGAAGGCAAGTGCCTTGTCCGGCTGCCGGGCAAAGAGCGGTTCATCAATCTGAATCCGTTGACATCCGGCCTCTGCCAAGGCCAGTATTTCGTACTGTAAAGCAGCTGCCAATTCTCGACAAAGCTGCCGCTCATCATTGTAGTATCCGTCAAAAAGTGAGTCGTTCAGGGTTAAGGGACCGGGAATGGTCACGGTTATCGGGCGGTTTGTTGCGGCCTGCGCAATTTTCCAATCCCGTACCAAAAAATGCTCATAAGCCCGAACAGGCCCTGCAATGGTGGGCACTTTATTGAACCATGCACCGGAGCGCATCGTTTTTTCAGTTAACCTGGAAAAGTCAATGCCCTTAAGATGGCGACAGTGGTAGTGGATGTAGTTTTCTCGGCGAACTTCGCCGTCCGTAGGGAAATCAATGCCTAGGTTAACCTGTTCCTGTACTACCTCCTGTGCAGCCCTGTCCATAACTTTTTCCGTATTTTCCTCCGAGCGCAGAGTGTATTCATTATACGCTGTGACAGAATCCGTCTGAACCGTATCCCCGTCCTGAAACCAATCAGGAACAGCAAGGTACGCGGGTTTAGGATATGCTCCTATGGTGGCGGTTAACAATGTCATATATTCTTCCTTTGAGGCATTTTCGGCAGACGCCTTCCGGCTCTTCTTTCAACTTTTTCATGCAAAATAAAAAAAAATCAATCGAACATACTGAAATATCAAGACATCACATCTAATATCGCAAAATTCACCCTCGGAAAAAGGGCGAATTTATCAGGCTGCTTTGTTCTCCGGCAAGGCTTTTGCTTGCTCAGGATGATGCACTTCAACGGGTTTGAGCTGGAGAATATTCCATCCATATTTATTAGCAGCCCGCAGACAAATATGCGTTACGGTGCGTTTGATTCCGCTGTATTTGGCCGCTATCTCAGGACGCGCCTGAATCCATACAAGGAAACTGAGAGAAGTTTCATCTAACGAACCAAGTTCAACCCACGGATTTTCAATGTCGATAATGTGTTCCGCGTAAGGTAACTTTTTGGCCTCTTCCCTAACAAAAGAAATGAGTTTATCAACAATTTCCTGATACTCCCTATGCTGATAGGAAAGACGAAAGGTAATACCCACCCAGAACGGCCTCGCCAGACTCAGTAAAGTACTATTCATGAAAACACTGGTAGGCATATATTCATCCATATCACAACCGTACCAATCAAGTTTAACATACTGCGGTGTAATCATGAGTACCTTACGCATGATATTGCCATTGACCAAAACGACTTCACCTTCCTTACAAGGAAACCAAGGTTCGCTTTCATCATAAGGCCGCGAGCGCATTCCAACCAGATCTTTCAAGGGGAGACGAAGGGTACCACCGGTGAGGAGCGGATTATTCAGATAACTGTACACCCCCATCATTTCCACTCGGTACGGGATACCGTCAACCATAACTTTTTCCCCCTGACGGACAGGTCCAAAACCGAGGAGCAACTTAATCTGCTCAACAAACTGCGGTAAAGTATTCCGCGCTCCCCAAATGATCCCGATAACCAACAGCAACACAATAGCCAGAATCAACCAGTCTCCTGAAGTAAACAGAACTGCAATCAGAGCACCAGTGGCAACGATAAGTGCAAGTCCGTAGAGCATAACATCCACAAGATTTGCCCAAAACATATATTTCGGCGACCTGTGTAACGGACTGATCCACTGAATTCCTTTCTGGATAAAACGGAAGAGCAAGTAAATCCCCACAAAAGCAAGCAGGGCGAAAAAGAGATTTTTACCCCGATTCTTGACAAAAGAATCAAAAAATACTTTGAATGAAGTCAGGAGAGACTTGCGTTCGTTTTCGGCTTTAAGAAGCTGATTCTTAGCAGCCTCTTCCTGAGTGACAAATTCTTTTTCCAGTTGCACCCAGTATTCTTTCCAGGATTCAAGGCGACCTTTCACCTTTTTATCTGAAACTTTTTCCAGAAACTTATCTAAATCCTCAGAGGCCTGCTGTATTTGTGGAATGCGTTTCTCAAGGTATAGTATCTGACTACGGAGTCTTTCCATTTTGCGGGGACGTTCGGTAGTCTCCTTCAGCTCCACAATGATGGGAGAAAAAATTTCTTTGAGTTCTTTTTCCCAATCAACCTCTTTCCCCTCTTTTTTCAGAAAAGTATTGTAGTCAATTCCGGTTGTGAGAAGAGAAAAATCATTCTCTGTCTTTTCCAGACGATCATTTAATTCGCTCAGATAGGATGAAATATTTTTTTTCTGCTCCTCAGACCCGGCATTTTTCAACTCAGCTTCGTATTT contains:
- a CDS encoding cobalamin-independent methionine synthase II family protein encodes the protein MTLLTATIGAYPKPAYLAVPDWFQDGDTVQTDSVTAYNEYTLRSEENTEKVMDRAAQEVVQEQVNLGIDFPTDGEVRRENYIHYHCRHLKGIDFSRLTEKTMRSGAWFNKVPTIAGPVRAYEHFLVRDWKIAQAATNRPITVTIPGPLTLNDSLFDGYYNDERQLCRELAAALQYEILALAEAGCQRIQIDEPLFARQPDKALAFGIENLERCFHNLPDSVTRITHICCGYPARVDDENYYKADRAAYFQLAAPLDAADIDAVSIEDAHQNNDLKLLEHFRQTTVIFGVIAIARSRIEQVDEITARLQQALEHIDAERLIAAPDCGLAMLDHATVIAKLRNMVQAAKIAG